The window ACGACGGCGTTGAGGTCGAGCACGTGCGCGGCGCCGAGAGCGGGGTCGACACCGCTGCCGAGGGCGGAGGACTCGGGCGCGAAGGTCCACTCGCCCGTGCTGTCGGGTGCGGTGAACCGGCCCAGGTAGTTGAAGCCGATCTCGGGGGCGGGGTGCTCGGCCAGGCCGGGCGCCGTCTCGGGGTTGAGGTGGCGCAGGAGGCCGAAGCCGGCGCCGCGGTCGGGCAGTTCGCGCAGGCGCTCGCCCACGCGCCGGGCAGCGACCTCGGCGGCGGGGCCGGCGGTCAGCGCGTCGGTGAGGTCGAGTCCGCTCAGGTCGAGGTGGACCGGGTAGAGGGAGGTGAACCAGCCGACCGTGCGGGACAGGTCCAGGCCGGGCGCCAGTTCCTCGCGGCCGTGTCCCTCGACGTCGACGAGGACGTGCGAGGTGCCCTGCCGGTCCGCGACGGCCAGGGCGAGGCCGGTGAGCAGGACGTCCTGTGTACCGGTGCCGAAGGCGGACGGGACGGTGGTCAGGAGCGGGCCGGTGGCCTCGGGCGGCAGGGTGCGGCGCAGCGAGCATGTGGTCGCGGCGGTGTCCCGGGCGGGGTCGAGCGGGCGGGCGCCCAGCGCGGTGCGCGGGGCGGCGAGCATACGGCGCCACAGCGCGGCCTCGGCGACCCGGGCGGGCCTGCGCGCCTCCTCGCCGAGGAGCCCGGACCAGCGGCGGAACGACGTGCCGACCGGCGGGAGCTTCGCAGCGCGCCCTTCGGTGAGCGCCGACCAGGCGGCCTCCAGGTCGGGCACGAGGATCCGCCAGGACACCCCGTCCACGGCCAGATGGTGGACGACGAGGAGCAGCCGTCCGGGGCGCTCCGGCCCGGCGTCGAACCACACCGCCCGGACCATCGCCCCGGCGGCCGGGTCGAGCAGCCCGACGGCCCGCTCGAACTCCTCGCTCACCACCGCAGGGAGATCCTCACCGGCGTCCTTCCGGTCGAGCAGGGCTGTGGCGCGCACCCGGCCGACCGGACTGACGTCGAGTTCGCCGGACGGGGTAAGCCGGGCCCGGAGCATGTCGTGGTGGTCGATCAGGGCCTGCAACGCCTCGGTCAGGCGCGGCAGTCGGGCGCTCGCCGGGACGGTCAGGAGGACGGACTGGCTGAGCCGGTCGATCGGCCCGCCGCGCTCCAGCAGCCACCGCATCACGGGGGTGAGCGGCAGCGCGCCGACTCCGTCGTCCTCGGTGCGGCCCGCACCCACCGGGCCGCGGGCCACCGCGGCGAGGCCGCTGACGGTCTGGTGCTCGAACACGTCCCGGGGAGTGATCACGACGCCGGCCTCGGCCGCCCGGCTCACCAGCCGGATCGAGGAGATGCTGTCCCCGCCGAGGGCGAAGAAGCCCTGGTCGAGCGGGACGTCCGACAGCTTGAGCAGATCGCGGAAGAGGTCGGCGAGGATCTGCTCGGCGGGCGTCGCGGGCTCCCGCTCCGTGGGCGTCACGGTTGCCGTGGGGGCGGGCAGGGCCTTGCGGTCGAGCTTGCCGTTGGGGGTCAGCGGCAGGACGTCGAGGACGACGACGGCCGACGGCACCATGTAGTCGGGCAGCGACCGCTCGGCGTGCCCGCGCAGCTCTGCCGGGTCGGGGGTGGAGCCGGGGGCGCCGGGTACGACGTACGCCACCAGCCGCTCGTCGCGCACGACGACGACCGCCTGCGCCGCCTCGGGGTGGGACGCGAGCGCCGCCTCGATCTCTCCGGGCTCGACGCGGAAGCCGCGGATCTTGACCTGGTCGTCGGCCCGGCCCGCGTACTCCAGCTCACCGTCGGCCGACCAGCGCGCCAAGTCGCCCGTCCGGTACATGCGTTGGCCCGGCTCCCCGAACGGGTCCGCCACGAACCGCTCGGCCGTCAGTCCGGGCCGCCCCAGATAGCAGCGCGCCACACCGGCACCGGCGAGGTACAACTCGCCCACCACACCGGGCGGGACCGGTCGCAGCCAGGCGTCCAGCACATGGGCTCGCGTCCCGGTGACCGGGCGTCCGATGGGTGGCGCCTGGTCACCGGAGAGCGGCACGCTGATCGTCGCGCACACCGTCGACTCGGTCGGACCGTAGGCGTTGGCCATGCGGCGGCCCGGCGCCCAGCGGGCGACCAGCTCCCCCGGGCACGCTTCGGCACCGACGACCAGGGTGCGCAGCTCGGGGAGGTCCCCGGTGGGGAGCGTCGCGAGCGCTGCGGGCGGGATGAGGGCGTGGGTGATGGACTCGTCCGTCAGCGTCCGCCGTAGCGGTTCGCCGACGAGGGGTCCGGTCTCGGTCGGGACCACCAGCGTCCCGCCCGCGGCGAACGCCATGAGCAGTTCCATCACCGACGCGTCGAACCCGGGCGCGGAGAACTGGAGCACCCTGGAGCGCCCATCGAGGCCGAAGCGCTCGATCTGGGTCTGTGCCAGTGCCGCCAGTCCTCGGTTCTCGACGACGACGCCCTTCGGCACGCCGGTCGAGCCGGAGGTGTAGATGACGTAGGCGGCTTGCTGCGGGTCGTGGGCCGTCGGGAGGTCGCCGGGTACGCCGGCCGGCGCCAGGTCCCGCAGGACATGGGCCGGTCGGGCGTCGCCGAGCATGAAGTCGATCCGCTCACGCGGCAGACCCGGGTCCACCGGCAGGAAGGCCGCCCCGGTCAGCGCCACCGCGAGGATCGCGACGATCCGGTCCACGGAGCGCGGCATCAGTACGGCGACGACGTCGCCGGAGCCGACCC of the Streptomyces sp. T12 genome contains:
- a CDS encoding condensation domain-containing protein; this translates as MRWLLERGGPIDRLSQSVLLTVPASARLPRLTEALQALIDHHDMLRARLTPSGELDVSPVGRVRATALLDRKDAGEDLPAVVSEEFERAVGLLDPAAGAMVRAVWFDAGPERPGRLLLVVHHLAVDGVSWRILVPDLEAAWSALTEGRAAKLPPVGTSFRRWSGLLGEEARRPARVAEAALWRRMLAAPRTALGARPLDPARDTAATTCSLRRTLPPEATGPLLTTVPSAFGTGTQDVLLTGLALAVADRQGTSHVLVDVEGHGREELAPGLDLSRTVGWFTSLYPVHLDLSGLDLTDALTAGPAAEVAARRVGERLRELPDRGAGFGLLRHLNPETAPGLAEHPAPEIGFNYLGRFTAPDSTGEWTFAPESSALGSGVDPALGAAHVLDLNAVVQDSDDGPRLVADWSWADGVVTETEVRDLADAWFVALNALTERASGAAALPETAPAEDELSAEALSADVLSQDELDELAAGLDG